The Kosakonia sacchari SP1 genome includes a window with the following:
- a CDS encoding NADP-dependent oxidoreductase, with the protein MTEMMKAVQLHAFGGPENLLYEEVPRPQVGNDEVLVHVQAASLNPPDWYLRDGYRALPPEWWPEPSFPLILGTDISGVVAAVGKHVTGFSIGDEVYSMVRFPEKVMEGSGAYAEYVSVPSSELALKPRGIEHVQAAGAPMSLLTAWQFLIETGHNAPNPFQPFPHKAVPLKGQTVLVNGAGGGVGHLAVQLARWKGARVIAVASSRNEALLRELGADEFIDYTKTAAESVVKNVDLVFDAVGGANMARFLRCIRPGGALFLVNPLGFSAHSEAAQKAVTVSSTQVRSSGAQLAQAGRLLEEGGVRVVIDSTYPLALASAAHQRAAMGNIQGKIVLTNV; encoded by the coding sequence ATGACTGAGATGATGAAAGCTGTACAGCTACATGCGTTTGGTGGGCCAGAAAACCTGCTTTATGAAGAGGTTCCCCGGCCTCAGGTCGGAAACGACGAGGTTCTTGTTCATGTGCAAGCGGCCAGCCTTAACCCGCCAGACTGGTATCTGCGTGACGGCTATCGGGCACTTCCGCCTGAATGGTGGCCCGAACCTTCCTTTCCACTCATTTTAGGGACTGACATATCAGGTGTTGTCGCAGCGGTCGGTAAACATGTTACCGGGTTCAGCATCGGCGATGAGGTCTATTCGATGGTGCGTTTTCCTGAAAAGGTGATGGAGGGCAGTGGCGCTTATGCTGAATATGTCAGTGTTCCTTCGTCGGAACTGGCACTGAAACCTCGTGGGATAGAGCATGTTCAGGCTGCAGGTGCTCCAATGTCGCTGCTCACGGCCTGGCAGTTTCTTATCGAAACGGGGCACAACGCACCGAATCCTTTCCAGCCTTTTCCACATAAAGCCGTTCCATTGAAAGGTCAGACCGTGTTGGTTAATGGCGCCGGTGGCGGCGTGGGACACCTTGCCGTTCAGCTTGCCCGCTGGAAAGGTGCGCGGGTCATTGCCGTGGCTTCCTCGCGCAATGAGGCACTTTTACGCGAGCTGGGAGCAGACGAGTTTATCGACTACACCAAAACCGCAGCCGAGAGCGTAGTAAAAAATGTTGATCTCGTTTTTGATGCGGTGGGTGGCGCAAATATGGCGCGCTTTCTGCGCTGTATCAGGCCTGGCGGTGCCCTCTTTCTGGTTAATCCGTTGGGCTTTTCCGCACATTCTGAAGCCGCGCAAAAAGCGGTGACGGTGTCATCGACGCAAGTGCGCTCCAGCGGTGCGCAATTAGCGCAAGCAGGCCGTCTTCTGGAAGAGGGGGGTGTCCGGGTGGTAATTGATAGCACTTATCCGCTAGCACTGGCATCTGCGGCCCATCAGCGCGCAGCAATGGGCAATATTCAGGGCAAAATTGTACTGACTAATGTTTGA
- the ghrA gene encoding glyoxylate/hydroxypyruvate reductase GhrA, producing MDIIFYHPSFNNNDWIRALRQALPQANIRVWTPGDNAHADYALVWHPPVEMLKGRHLKGVFALGAGVDSILSQLQAHPEMLPESIPLYRLEDTGMGLQMQEYAVSQVLHWFRRFDDYQALKLQAKWQPLDEYEREDFTIGILGAGVLGTKVAESLLLWGFPLRSWSRSRKNIPGVTSFAGGEELPNFLHGTRVLINLLPNTPETAGIINAALLNQLADNSYLINLARGVHVVERDLLAALESGKLKGAMLDVFRQEPLPSDNPLWAHPRVAMTPHMAATTRRSEAVAFIAQAIQRIERGEAVSGRVDRARGY from the coding sequence ATGGACATTATCTTTTATCACCCCTCATTCAATAACAATGACTGGATCCGCGCATTGCGCCAGGCGCTGCCGCAGGCAAATATCCGCGTGTGGACGCCGGGCGATAATGCCCACGCCGATTACGCGCTGGTCTGGCATCCACCGGTTGAGATGCTCAAAGGCCGACACTTAAAAGGCGTTTTTGCATTGGGGGCGGGAGTGGACTCGATTCTTAGCCAGTTGCAGGCTCATCCTGAAATGCTTCCCGAGTCTATTCCGCTGTATCGCCTGGAGGATACAGGCATGGGGCTGCAAATGCAGGAGTATGCCGTGAGCCAGGTGCTGCACTGGTTCAGACGCTTTGATGATTACCAGGCGCTAAAATTGCAGGCGAAATGGCAACCGCTGGATGAATATGAACGTGAAGACTTCACCATTGGCATCCTCGGCGCGGGCGTGCTCGGTACGAAAGTGGCTGAAAGTCTGCTTCTGTGGGGGTTCCCGCTGCGTAGCTGGAGCCGCAGCCGTAAAAACATACCCGGCGTGACCAGCTTTGCGGGTGGCGAGGAGTTGCCCAACTTTCTGCATGGCACACGAGTGCTAATCAATCTGCTGCCAAACACCCCGGAAACGGCAGGTATCATTAATGCTGCGTTGCTGAACCAGCTCGCTGACAACAGCTACCTGATAAACCTTGCGCGCGGCGTACATGTTGTCGAGCGTGATTTGCTTGCAGCCCTGGAGAGCGGCAAGCTGAAAGGCGCCATGCTCGATGTCTTTCGCCAGGAGCCGCTACCATCCGATAACCCGTTGTGGGCGCATCCCCGCGTGGCGATGACGCCGCACATGGCGGCGACGACACGTCGCAGTGAAGCCGTGGCTTTTATCGCGCAGGCTATTCAACGTATTGAGCGAGGTGAAGCGGTCAGCGGGCGGGTAGACAGAGCGCGTGGTTATTGA
- a CDS encoding putative quinol monooxygenase gives MLIICGYVNIKPSDLPRFMADMNVLAQTVRKRAGNLSYDVAVEDHLAGSVLISERWQDQDALTAHLAAPHTRAFITRWQERMTAEILKYDAFNERGLLDMK, from the coding sequence ATGCTCATCATTTGCGGTTATGTGAATATTAAACCCTCTGATTTACCACGCTTTATGGCCGACATGAACGTACTCGCGCAAACCGTGCGTAAACGTGCAGGAAACCTCTCGTATGACGTGGCAGTAGAGGATCATCTTGCCGGAAGCGTGCTCATATCGGAACGCTGGCAAGATCAGGATGCGCTGACCGCGCATCTTGCCGCTCCTCACACCCGGGCATTTATCACCCGCTGGCAGGAACGGATGACGGCAGAAATCCTGAAATATGATGCCTTTAACGAAAGAGGACTTCTGGATATGAAATGA
- a CDS encoding TorD/DmsD family molecular chaperone: MNEFSILCRVLGSLFYRQPQDPLLVPLYTMIREGKLAESWPLEQDVLLERLQKNCDAQALAADYNALFVGEECRVSPYRSAWVEGATEAEVRSFLSSRGMPLTDAPADHIGTLLLAASWLEDQAAEDESEAQETLFAEYILPWCGTFFGKVEAHATTPFWRTMAPLARDAIAAMWDELQEELEE; encoded by the coding sequence ATGAACGAATTTTCAATTCTCTGCCGTGTACTGGGCTCGCTGTTTTACCGCCAGCCGCAAGATCCTCTGCTGGTACCGCTCTATACCATGATCCGTGAGGGTAAACTGGCGGAAAGCTGGCCGCTGGAGCAGGATGTGCTGCTTGAACGGTTGCAGAAAAACTGCGATGCGCAGGCACTGGCGGCCGATTACAACGCGCTGTTTGTCGGCGAAGAGTGTCGCGTCTCGCCTTATCGTAGTGCCTGGGTGGAAGGTGCTACGGAAGCGGAAGTGCGTTCTTTTTTGTCCAGTCGCGGCATGCCGTTGACCGATGCGCCGGCCGATCATATTGGGACGTTACTGCTGGCGGCCTCATGGCTGGAAGATCAGGCCGCAGAAGATGAAAGCGAAGCGCAGGAAACCTTATTCGCCGAGTATATCCTGCCCTGGTGCGGCACCTTTTTTGGCAAAGTTGAAGCCCATGCGACAACGCCGTTCTGGCGCACCATGGCACCACTGGCGCGCGATGCGATTGCCGCAATGTGGGATGAGTTGCAGGAAGAATTAGAAGAGTGA
- a CDS encoding DUF1097 domain-containing protein — translation MNILLSIAITTGILSGIWGWVAVSLGLLSWAGFLGCTAYFACPQGGVKGLLISACTVMSGVAWAQVIIHGAALAPHLQIVGYLMTGVVAFLMCLQARNLLLSFVPGTFIGACATFAGQGDWRLVIPSLAVGLVFGYAMKNSGLWLASRRAQPLLKGQEKA, via the coding sequence ATGAACATTCTCCTTTCTATCGCAATTACGACAGGCATTCTCTCCGGCATTTGGGGTTGGGTGGCCGTCTCTCTCGGTTTATTAAGCTGGGCCGGTTTTCTCGGCTGCACCGCCTATTTCGCATGCCCACAGGGTGGAGTGAAAGGTCTGCTTATTTCCGCCTGTACGGTAATGAGCGGTGTGGCCTGGGCGCAGGTCATTATTCATGGCGCAGCGCTGGCTCCGCATCTGCAGATCGTCGGCTATCTGATGACCGGTGTGGTGGCGTTTTTGATGTGCCTGCAGGCCCGGAATCTGCTGCTCTCTTTTGTGCCGGGGACATTTATTGGCGCCTGCGCGACATTTGCCGGGCAGGGCGACTGGCGGCTGGTCATCCCGTCGCTGGCGGTTGGGTTAGTGTTTGGCTATGCCATGAAAAACAGCGGGCTGTGGCTGGCTTCTCGGCGCGCGCAGCCGCTGCTTAAAGGGCAAGAAAAAGCGTGA
- a CDS encoding LysR family transcriptional regulator, whose translation MKEQIGFERLTGLIAFARAGALGSYSAAARSLSVSPSAISKSIQRLEKHLGVTLFTRTTRSLVLTAEGRELHERALRLLRDAEEIEQVAKRSRAEPAGTLRIAASLPVGIHMIAPVLAQFCALHPKVTIDLRLNDQVVSIVDENIDLAFRIGDLADSNLLARRLPPYQIGCYASPEYLARCATPQHPDDLIGHQTINLRYQNTGQLFRWPFRVGEREIEIVPSSTVIVDASEAAIAAMTAGAGIGMASNFMVASLVRDKKLVPVLADFTVERRNISAVWHESRRSNPAVRAFLEHMLKHF comes from the coding sequence ATGAAGGAACAAATAGGTTTTGAAAGACTCACGGGTCTTATCGCATTCGCTCGCGCCGGCGCTCTGGGTAGTTATAGCGCCGCTGCCCGCTCGCTCTCCGTTTCCCCTTCCGCAATCAGTAAAAGTATCCAACGGCTGGAGAAGCATCTCGGCGTCACCTTATTCACCCGAACGACACGCTCGCTCGTGCTAACGGCCGAAGGCCGCGAACTGCATGAACGTGCGTTGCGATTGCTACGGGATGCCGAGGAGATCGAACAAGTAGCAAAACGCAGCCGCGCGGAACCGGCAGGTACGTTACGCATTGCGGCATCGTTACCGGTGGGTATTCATATGATCGCCCCTGTACTTGCGCAATTTTGCGCCCTTCACCCAAAAGTGACGATCGATTTACGGTTGAACGATCAGGTGGTAAGCATCGTTGATGAGAATATTGATCTTGCCTTTCGAATCGGCGATCTTGCGGATTCAAACCTGCTGGCGCGTCGCCTCCCGCCGTATCAAATAGGGTGTTATGCCTCGCCCGAATATTTAGCCCGTTGCGCCACACCGCAACATCCTGATGACTTAATCGGACACCAAACGATTAATCTGCGTTATCAGAACACGGGGCAACTTTTTCGCTGGCCGTTCCGTGTCGGTGAGCGGGAGATTGAAATCGTACCTTCATCAACAGTGATTGTTGATGCCAGCGAGGCCGCCATAGCCGCAATGACTGCCGGAGCCGGAATAGGCATGGCGTCGAATTTTATGGTGGCTTCCCTGGTCAGAGATAAAAAGTTAGTTCCCGTACTCGCCGATTTTACGGTGGAGCGACGTAATATTTCGGCTGTCTGGCACGAAAGTCGCCGTTCCAATCCGGCGGTACGCGCGTTTCTGGAGCATATGCTTAAACATTTTTAA
- a CDS encoding phosphatase, translated as MYPVDLHMHTVASTHAYSTLHDYIAEAKRKGIKLFAITDHGPDMADAPHYWHFVNMRIWPRLVDGVGILRGIEANIKNTEGEIDCTGPMVTSLDLIIAGFHEPVFPPQDKATHTQAMIATIASGDVHIISHPGNPKFDIDIPAVAAAAAKYGVALEINNSSFVHSRKGSEANCRAVAAAVRDAGGWVALGSDSHTAFTLGDFSECRKVLDDVGFPEDRILNVSPRRLLDFLESRGMAPIPEFAEL; from the coding sequence ATGTATCCCGTTGACCTGCATATGCATACCGTCGCCAGCACCCACGCTTACAGTACGCTTCACGATTATATTGCCGAGGCAAAACGCAAAGGGATCAAACTCTTTGCCATTACCGATCACGGCCCGGATATGGCGGATGCGCCGCACTACTGGCACTTCGTGAATATGCGCATCTGGCCACGTCTGGTCGATGGCGTGGGCATTTTGCGCGGTATTGAGGCCAATATTAAAAATACCGAGGGTGAAATCGACTGCACCGGACCGATGGTGACGTCGCTGGATCTGATCATTGCGGGTTTCCATGAGCCGGTGTTTCCGCCGCAGGATAAAGCCACTCATACTCAGGCCATGATTGCGACTATCGCCAGCGGCGATGTTCATATTATTAGCCACCCCGGTAACCCGAAATTTGACATTGATATTCCGGCCGTTGCCGCTGCCGCCGCGAAATATGGTGTCGCGCTTGAAATTAACAATTCGTCGTTTGTCCATTCGCGCAAAGGCAGCGAGGCCAATTGCCGCGCCGTGGCTGCCGCAGTGCGGGATGCTGGCGGCTGGGTGGCGCTGGGCTCGGATTCTCATACGGCGTTTACGCTGGGCGATTTCAGTGAGTGCCGTAAGGTGCTGGATGACGTCGGTTTCCCGGAAGATCGTATTCTGAATGTCTCGCCGCGTCGTCTGCTGGATTTCCTCGAATCCCGCGGCATGGCGCCAATTCCCGAATTTGCCGAACTTTAA